A single region of the Brassica rapa cultivar Chiifu-401-42 chromosome A03, CAAS_Brap_v3.01, whole genome shotgun sequence genome encodes:
- the LOC103859767 gene encoding uncharacterized protein LOC103859767 codes for MPLYDCMLLFKPIIRKEGLIELVARIGKHVYSRNGVLTEVKSFGKVELGYGIRKLDGRHYQGQLMQITMMATPNMNKELHYLNKEDKLLRWLLVKHRDIKIGASEMEDRQDESSRVTNSRSLYDESSTDEEDDILGLRR; via the exons ATGCCTCTGTACGACTGTATGCTTCTGTTCAAGCCGATCATACGGAAGGAAGGTCTGATCGAGCTCGTTGCGCGCATAGGGAAACACGTGTACAGCAGAAATGGAGTACTCACGGAGGTCAAATCCTTCGGCAAGGTCGAATTGGGTTACGGCATTAGGAAGCTCGACGGCAGACACTATCAG GGACAGTTGATGCAGATAACAATGATGGCAACACCAAACATGAACAAGGAGCTTCACTACCTCAACAAGGAAGACAAACTCCTGCGCTGGCTCCTCGTTAAACACCGCGACATCAAGATCGGAGCATCTGAAATGGAAGATCGTCAGGACGAGTCTAGCAGAGTTACTAATAGTAGGAGCTTGTATGATGAATCCTCGACGGACGAAGAAGACGATATCTTAGGCTTAAGGCGATGA
- the LOC103859766 gene encoding protein IDA-LIKE 4-like, producing MVPTYPHYWRKRSSVNPQALLPLMIICFFFILHCDASRASSPSSVFYRNPNNDHNKHTMRGHFLGFLPRHFPVPASGPSRKHNDIGLQALLSP from the coding sequence ATGGTTCCTACATATCCACATTATTGGAGAAAAAGATCATCAGTAAACCCGCAAGCTCTTCTTCCTCTGATGATCATCTGCTTCTTCTTCATTCTCCACTGCGACGCTTCGAGAGCCTCGTCGCCATCAAGCGTTTTCTATAGAAATCCCAATAATGATCACAACAAACACACTATGAGAGGCCATTTCTTAGGGTTCTTGCCAAGACACTTCCCTGTTCCAGCTTCTGGTCCTTCACGAAAACACAACGACATTGGTCTACAGGCCTTGTTGTCTCCATGA
- the LOC103859770 gene encoding putative 60S ribosomal protein L30-1 translates to MVAAKKTKKSHEGINSRLALVMKSGKYTLGYKSVLKSLRSSKGKLILISSNCPPLRRSEIEYYAMLAKVGVHHYNGNNVDLGTACGKYFRVSCLSIVDPGDSDIIKSLPGDQ, encoded by the exons ATGGTTGCggcgaagaagacgaagaagtcCCATGAGGGAATCAACAGCAGACTGGCTCTTGTCATGAAGAGTGGAAAGTACACTCTCGGCTACAAATCTGTTCTCAAATCTCTTCGCAGCTCCAAAG GTAAGTTGATTTTAATCTCTAGCAACTGCCCTCCGTTGAGGAGATCAGAGATTGAGTACTACGCTATGCTTGCTAAGGTCGGTGTTCATCATTACAATGGCAACAATGTCGATTTGGGTACTGCTTGTGGAAAGTACTTCCGTGTTTCTTGCCTCAGCATTGTTGATCCTGGTGATTCCGACATCATCAAGTCACTTCCTGGAGACCAGTGA
- the LOC103859771 gene encoding RING-H2 finger protein ATL77, whose product MMSSDYSPSSSHQEHFINSFLSRKLLQQLPFHHNIQQQQQAQGQDKSNLSGNILLLLSILVCGIICSLGLHYIIRCAFRRSSSFLISDPISIPSTPRGSAAANKGIKKKVLKMFPVLTYSPEMNLSGVGEECVICLSDFVAGEQIRLLPKCNHGFHVRCIDKWLTQQMTCPKCRHCLVDTCQKILGDCDEADEVAETTTESIDVIIAPTEPEERVNS is encoded by the coding sequence ATGATGTCTTCTGATTACTCACCTTCTTCATCTCACCAAGAACATTTCATCAACAGCTTCCTCTCAAGAAAATTGCTTCAGCAACTTCCTTTTCATCACAACatacagcaacaacaacaagctCAAGGACAAGACAAGAGCAACTTGAGCGGCAACATTCTCCTGCTTCTCTCTATCCTTGTCTGCGGTATCATCTGCTCACTAGGGTTGCATTACATAATCCGTTGCGCCTTTAGACGTTCCTCGAGTTTCCTGATCTCTGATCCCATCTCAATCCCGTCCACACCACGAGGCTCAGCAGCAGCAAACAAAGGCATCAAGAAGAAAGTTCTCAAGATGTTCCCGGTATTGACTTACTCACCTGAGATGAACTTGTCAGGGGTCGGCGAAGAGTGTGTTATTTGCTTGTCTGATTTTGTAGCTGGAGAACAGATACGGCTACTTCCTAAGTGCAACCATGGGTTCCACGTTCGTTGTATCGACAAGTGGCTTACGCAACAGATGACTTGTCCGAAATGTAGACACTGTCTGGTTGATACATGTCAAAAGATCTTAGGAGACTGTGACGAAGCTGATGAAGTTGCAGAAACAACAACGGAGAGTATAGATGTTATAATTGCTCCTACAGAACCTGAAGAAAGAGTCAACAGCTAG